ttttttcttttttgaaaaaattaaaatagaagtCTAGAAAACTTGCAATTTCTCCAcaattaatgtataattagtcgatcaagaaaaagaaaagaagagggaaGAGAACTTAAGTTGCTAAATGAAACATGCGGTATAGGCGGTGTGCAGTCTTTAGTAATTAAAAGGGAAAAGTAATCGTGCTTGTCTAACTGAAGTACCATCGTCTGAATAAAGGGGATGCATGCAAGGCTGAGCATGAAGCGACGAGGATAGAGATGTGTTTGTTTTCGTccaatgtaaataataataatagtttctATGTCATCAGCGTCCACATATGTGCGGAAATTCCTTTATCCTTGTCATTCCTTGCACAATATGCATGCACCCCGAAAAGGAGGACTTTCTATCAATTCTATTCGATAAACCAGCCAGAACAAAAACAAACTATTTTAACGGCAAATAACATATAGACTACATAAAGCACAATTACAGTATATTTCACAAATCGTTTAAAcattcatatataattatacgaatCTTCGCATATGACGGAAAGGCGATTTGATCAATTAGGGGaagattattttgtaaaaacaatatatttttaaggacAGGAAAACATTAGGAGATTGAAGGGCTTTGCGAAAATGGCTTCATCTGGCAGACTGCCATGCCAGTTTGGATTGCTGGCTTAGAAATTGCGAGGCCTATCTCTCTTTGCTGCGAGAGGTTCTTTCctaatcatttttttaaccttttttttcactttactccacattttttcatcttatattttttcccattcgaattttttttatctgcATTTCCCGCCACGATCGATGCATAATTTCGGAATGTTGACAATATTCTAATTTACCTTATCAAGgtgcaataaataaatgatatctCTTTTACACTGAGATATACATGGTTGACTGACTGTTAGTTTTAATCTTGAGCAGGTGAAGGAGGGTGCAATTACAACACCTGCTGATAGTCACAAGCAGTAAGACAACCATTTTGCATAGTTTTGTATtgtttttttacttttcttttgtCGACGTATACCACtgaaaacttaaaaaaatagaaacaaactTTTGTAACTAGAAACAGTAAGTCATTGCACCGTCAGTTACCACTCACTGCATTTTTTTCATGTCAACTGATGGGCCGATGTGACATTTGTAATGTAGTGGACAGAGCAACATTCTCTCATCTATTGATCACATTTTTATCatcgtatttatataatgtaatgtacaATATGCAGCTACATTATGATAATCAGTATGTCCAACGCATTCAAACTGACAACACCGTGGGTACTTCACTTTTTTGTTCTTAAGTTTTTTTCCaaagatattcaaattattaattaatcaaagtgTATTGTATGTTTCAGAGTTAGGTACTTTAATACAATTACTTCCAAGTTTTCCACTTTTCTCGTGGTATCTCTGTGTAAAAAGTGTAACTATAAtgctaatataataataattataataataagttgCACAAGGCAATAGTCTTGTGTGGCCGTTAGAATGTGTGCTTCCGGCCGATTTCCCCACTCCCCTCCCCCCAAAAAACTTCCTGGCACAATGACAACTTTCGACAATCTCCACCCTCCACTTCGAGATCAAAAAGATCTCGCGGTTTGCACATAGTGTTACCtctgtttatattattattctttcatgGGGGGGATAGGTGTGCAGCTGATTTTATGATGTTAATATAGCAACTGAATGTTGACAGAATAATGTTCCAATTAGCGATTGGCATTTTTGAGCTGATTAGAGAGCCAATCGAGGCCCTCGTAAAGTCCGTCTCCACTTGTGGCACACGTTGCTTGAATGTACCAATTGCGATTACGGAGAGAGTGGAGTCCCAACTTGTCGGTAATCTCTGCTGCATTCATTGCATTTGGGAGAtcctaaaatattaattagttcATAAGTACAACCTGAAATACATAActtattcgtttaatttattcttttttaattccattgaTAAAGTCTATGCATTTGACATGAATAATATGTAATGTTTACAAAACAAATGTTATATGCtatcaaaatattctatgCTCTCATATAACACAATGAAAGAGATACAACTCAGAGCATACTAGTAACTCAGGAACTATACTCACTTGTTTGTTAGCAAATATAAGAAGTACCGCATCTCTAAGTTCATCTTCTGCCAACATTCTCATCAATTCTTCACGCGCTTCACCGATACGTTCCCTATCATTACTATCAACGACGAATATTAATccctgaaaataaatttaatctatgaaaataattttattagagGTAGGcatattttaagtaaaatgtaaaataaactatTATGTCTGTATAGATAGTAATTTTTTACACATAGAGATACAATTTAATCGTTTTCAAGatgagaatttaattaataaattgcataCTTGTGTATTTTGAAAGTAATGTCGCCAGAGAGGTCTGATTTTGTCCTGACCACCAACGTCCCATACAGTAAAACTTATATTCTTGTATTCAACTGTTTCTACATTGAAACctaaaatttacgatatttatttagtaaacTATATCACTTGATACATAATATCATTTCCTGTATGTAttgacatttatatatatataatatatgtaataataaataaatatatatatatatagtataaattataaaataaaaaatatatatatatatatcaacgatatttaaatagaagaaaagtaaaaacaaaACTATATTTACCTATAGTGGGAATTGTAGTAACAATTTCCCCTaactttaatttgtataatattgtgGTTTTACCCGCTGCATCAAGGCCTACCATTAAAATCctcatttcttttttgccAAAAAGGCCTTTAAATAATGTTGCAAACATATTCCCCATGATTAATGCTGATTATGTAAATACctagaataataaaacattagaTTAATGtcttattttatcatatacataaaataaaattttaaaaagtcaTAGATCGAGAAACTAGAGAAAAAACTAGATTAAATGAACTGaagttttatttgtatatattacataaagcAAATCACATAAAcaatctaatttaattatatcacaatgaattctttattcttcattCTTTCATAACACtaaacaatatttacatatgtatatacaaaatatatctacatCTTATTCAAAGATGTGCATAAACATGTGAATTCTTAATCAAAAAATGATTAACATGGGTAAGAGCATCATTTgcaataatacgtaataacaaaAGTAGGACATTATCAAAACATAATTATcacaaaattgatttttaaaattagtgGGGAAAGATATATGCCCGACATATGCAAGAACACAATGTACATACGATCAACgtgcaataatatatatcgggctcaaaattgtttcgaaataaataactttcacaaaacgaaatcgatcgaaataatgaaaaaattcgaaacgcGTGTACGCGAGTACACAAAAGAGACGTTTCGTGgctgaaaaataatatgaaaaattatgtacGTAGACGGCGGTGATAAGAGTAGAAACATGCGTAAAGTGCTCCAATACGCTGACACAAAGGCCGAAAAGCTAACCTGCACATTTACAGGCTAACACGCTTAACAGTAATCAACGAATATTTCGAACAACGTTAAATTATagactttaattaaattgaactgaaataaagaaaaagaaaaaaaatattgtgtgTAGAAGCACGCACGAGATGCTCACGCTGCCCGCTTATTGATTCTCATTTTAATACATCGCTATGATTATCGGAGTAGCATACCGTGTTAAGGATCACTCTTAGAGCGTTTCACACTGGTGATCTTATTCACTTTTTTAAAATCGTCAACAGGCTACCTAAAACGCCAATACCGTGGTATTGCGACAAAGGCGGAAGATATTGTGCGGTTTGCGAAGCCACTGCGTACACCCGGTTGTCTGTCACCTTCGACCTACTCCCCAGCGCAAATCGTCGAAAGGTTCCCCGCTCAAAGTTCCATTATATAGAAACGTCGTCTAATTATTGAGACTCGCCCGTAATGTCACGTTGCTTGGTATAAGCCACTTGCGTTACTTACGTTTTCagtaaaaaagattatattcacgggaaacgataaaacataaaacCAACACTCTCGAAAAGTACCGTATGTCAAAATGGCGGACGTGGAAAGGATTCATACCTTATGCCACGTATAGGGCCCACAAAATTCTCCGATTGGCTAAGCCGGTCACGTGACCGAGGAAAAATCTTCGGTGATATATCTACAGTACGCTAGGTGGCGATACAGTAAGAGAACACCGGTAAAGTCATCAAAAATTCCGAAAGTGTGTATAAGTGAATAAGCGTGCTCACGGTCGTATGCACAAGTCTGGCAACTATCGTGGTAGGGGCAACGCTATTAGTGAAAGCCAAATGTTTCTCGATTTGCCCGCTAAACAATAAAACACTTCAAGTCAAGAGTTTGAATTGCATATGTGTAATATAGTGTAGACACGCGAGTGTATAGTAACTATGCTAagtatactatatatgtatatcagcgggtgtataaatatatatatatatattgttttctaTAACTTCTAGATCGTAGCGCTCTATGGCTAGTGGCTGATTTATAAAGCACACATTATGATGTTAAGAGCCTTACCTCCTCTATGGAAATTGCTACCTGTGTATACGACTTTGGACGACGTGGACGTGCTCTAACACCGTTGATGGAAAGGTCCACATTCATGAGAGCGAAAAtcccctttttctcttcttaatTACCAATTCTAATAATGTCTTATCAATGATCCAAGATCATGTAGTACGAAGTTATACGATAGTGTAActtattacgtatatacattatatatatatgtatttctctgtgaaagaatttaatttattttgtgctAATTAAATCATGGTGTCGTGTGATTATGAAAGGTAAATGATCAGAAGTAATAAATAGTAGGTTATGagcaaaaatatcaattttttcaatttatatattccgATTTATGTAATAACTGGAATTATATTATCGGTATGAATGTTTATGTTCTCTTTTGCgcatttatcatttattagaATACTATTAACGCTACTACCAATAACGCcctgttttattttaactcTCTTTCGTAAactgttttttattttgttaatgaaTCATAATCTTTAAGTAGatttgtaattgtttattcttttatacacCGGGagtatgatatttttcatctaaTGTTCCTTCTCCGTAAAGTTGGCATTCTTCTGTATTGTATAGGGTATCTGTTAGTATTTCTAATGTTTCGACTAATTTCCCTGGTTTTCTGTA
The DNA window shown above is from Bombus pyrosoma isolate SC7728 linkage group LG7, ASM1482585v1, whole genome shotgun sequence and carries:
- the LOC122569438 gene encoding ADP-ribosylation factor 1; this encodes MGNMFATLFKGLFGKKEMRILMVGLDAAGKTTILYKLKLGEIVTTIPTIGFNVETVEYKNISFTVWDVGGQDKIRPLWRHYFQNTQGLIFVVDSNDRERIGEAREELMRMLAEDELRDAVLLIFANKQDLPNAMNAAEITDKLGLHSLRNRNWYIQATCATSGDGLYEGLDWLSNQLKNANR